In the Quercus lobata isolate SW786 chromosome 5, ValleyOak3.0 Primary Assembly, whole genome shotgun sequence genome, one interval contains:
- the LOC115990283 gene encoding uncharacterized protein LOC115990283 produces MSVGRLPSKADDRESKRANGMTTPLIGFSDEDKLGTLQTHDDALVVTLKIGGYDVKKVLVNQGSIVKVMYPDLYKGLKLKPEDLTAYDSPLVSFKGKIVTSKGMIRLPIQTDLDVVEVDFIVVDTYSPYTAIVARP; encoded by the coding sequence ATGTCGGTGGGCAGACTCCCTTCTAAAGCTGACGACAGGGAGTCCAAGAGGGCTAACGGGATGACCACACCCCTAATCGGATTCTCAGATGAGGACAAACTGGGAACCCTCCAAACCCACGACGACGCCCTAGTCGTCACGCTCAAGATCGGTGGATACGACGTGAAGAAGGTGCTAGTCAATCAGGGCAGCATCGTGAAAGTGATGTATCCCGACTTGTACAAGGGGTTGAAGCTGAAACCGGAGGACCTGACAGCATACGATTCCCCTTTAGTGAGTTTCAAGGGAAAAATTGTCACTTCGAAAGGCATGATTAGGCTGCCTATACAAACAGACTTGGacgtggtggaggtggacttcatagtGGTAGACACATACTCCCCCTACACCGCCATCGTAGCTAGACCGTGA